The genomic DNA ACCCAGTAGCCACTAACTCTATGTGACCACGAGCGAATTGAgtatgttagaaaaaattgatgctACGTATCGCCGGTTGGGAAGTTTCTTATCAGCCCAAGTGGTTTTTGACCCCTAGAATGACCTTCTGACCTCCTTACTTATTCGCTTGCACGTTCGATGCCTATTCGTCAATAATCGATAACAAAGTGTGTGCATATTTAATACCTACTCAGAAAGATCAACTGATTTCATTATGCGTTGTTCTATGATGTATATTACATGCACTTGTGCACGTGCTTATTGCCTGTATCGAACTTTCAGAGAGAATACTAGTCTACTAAAGATCTACGTTGTTCTTATGGAGAGTAGAATTTAACTGTTGAATGAATCACCGGTGAATGATTACATCCATTTTAATTACCTACCTTAAATCGCATTGAATTGAGGCTTGCAGAGTTTTCCCGATCAACGTTACTGAACTAGAAACGAGCATGTGTGGCTACACTGCCGTTATGTTACCCAAATGGTTAACGACTTTCGTGAAACATTGTACACGGGACAgataaagacaaaaaaaaatttgagatcaTGCCAAATTGTTCAATCAATCACAATGCATCGTAAGCCTTTTATTTCGCCCCGCCTTATTAATCCACGCGTGCGTTTATATTGATAAAGTTTTACCACGAGTTCGATTATAGTCCACACGCACGCTAACCGTGAATCCGTAACCCTCTCACactctttttttataccagACTCACTAATTTattaaaagtataaattaagTTCATCCCGCATGATCAGAGTTACTGAAATTACGATTGATCACGACATTTCAACCGAGTCATTGACGCTGTGATATCGCTGTTATAATTTAGCAAATTGGCGGATAATTATTGCTATAAAGTTTCCAAAACATAGTGttaaatatattcaataatgGTAAATAAGTTGCGAGTCTGTTGCGTCTCCCTTTTACGGCTGTTTGAATTCACACGCCACTttgaaacagaggaaagaaCAGCTGCGAGGGACGTGGTTAGTGTCACGTGGTTAAGTCACGTGGGTCACGTGGTTCGACGACAGCGCCACTGATTCCGGGACGCCCGCCGGGGAAATTATCGCGCGCGCTTTGACAGGATGGGGTTTTATAAAGACAGACTGTCATCGGATTAGTctgtttaaattaattaataagctGTTCAATTGCCcggacaatttaaaaaatggctGACGAGTTTCCGGACCCCGATGAGGAGTTCGATTTGATTCACGAAGATGAGTACGAGATTTTGAGGGAAATCGAAGGTAGTAAACACAACCTCTACGGAGAATAAACATGAGATGTAGTTTACCAGGGAATTTgaacgatttaaaataaatatttaccgtTCACTGGTCTCCTAAAATAGAAGTGAACTTTgttctctatttttcttctttattttggGATTATTTGTTGGCAAAGTCGATAAATTGAGGTACCTGACCAAACCTAACCAAACTTTTCACAGCAGTTTACGAAAACGAAATACTAGTAGAGTTTTCGTATTTTCGTTGTGAATTTCTCTATCGGTGGAATAAATCTTTGGATTTCATTTTCACGTTTACAAAGATGTGTATTCTCATTGTTTCTTAAATCGTTTTGCATTAGACAGAGACAAAAATCAGATCGACAGCCGTTTTAAGATGGGAAATTGTAACGATTACtaatatattattgaaaacttattctgataattttttgtattattgcaAACTGCTTTTTTCACAGGAAAAAGTTGCAAGAAGCAGTTAAACTTTTCCCAGACCAGTGAAGTCAGCAATGCAAAGCCAACCTCGCAAAGAGTAGAAGCAGCACCGATCCCTACTCATCGGTCACAAAGCGCTAGTTTACCTACGCAAGATGGCCCTGATAAGCCGAGCACTACCAGCAATAAGCGTACGATTGAAGATTTATTTGGAGATCTTAAAGACCTAATTGGAGATGAAGATTTTCAAGATGGTAACGTTTATCccgattcattcattttttgaattcgACTAAGTTGAAATCTCCAGGATCTAGTTTTCTATTCAATCCTGGCTCAGCCTCAAAAAACCGAtagtcgaataatttttaatttcacagcTACATGTTATGAGCCCAAGGTGAAGAAACTTTGTTGGGATCAGGAAgacgaaatcaaaaaacaaattgttgCCGGCAGAAAAAGGGAAGCTAATAAATGGAAGCCCATGCACGTAAATTCCGACCTTCCGAGGTAAGTGATGAAGCTTTAGTATATCAATTTCTGAATTCTGTACAATACCGTTACTAATcacttttttaattacttacaGAGACAGTAAAAAGGATTCAATTTCCTTGAGAGTTCCACAATGGAATTTTGTCGCCGTTACTCGATGTAGTGATAGTCAACGTCTTTACATAAGGGTGAAGAGTGATAGTAAATGTGCCGTAGTCAAAAGTCGTCCAGCATCTGGTCTTTTGTCCGTTTCATTCAGTAAGCTGAAGGCAGAAGCTGAAGAGATCGTAAGTAGAATTAGCATTGAATACTTGTTTTGGGAATAAAATGCGAGTTCAATGGAGTACTAATTATTCTGTAATGACACACAATATTGACTCAACAGATGGTGAATGCTGCTAAAAAGATGAGTGAGGCAACCGGGAGTTCAGAGTTGATACCAGCTGCGTTTGGTCACGAATTATGGGTCGACAAGTACCGTCCTCACAAATACATGGAACTTCTCTCGGAGGAGAACGTAAATCGAACTTTTCTTCGCTGGTTGAAATTATGGGACAAAATCGTATTTCACCGGGATCCAATCAGACGCAGAGTAATGAAAACGGCGCCAAAGtttggagataaaaaaaaaagtaacacaGATGTCGAGGGCTTGGATGAGAAAGGGTTTCCGGTACCTAGAATAGTATTGCTGAGTGGACCCCCTGGATTGGGGAAAACTACTTTGGCACATTTGGCAGCCAAACACGCTGGATACAATGTTATTGATGTAAATGCAAGCTCAGATAGAGGCGCCAAGGAGTTCAAGTATGTTGAAGCGAGCAATTTTTATCCTGTATGTAAAGacaatcgtataaaaattccACAAGTCTTGTAAACTGGCATTATAAATTAACGTTAAATCGTACTTAACTTggtatttgtttatttctttcaagGACAGCACTCTACTCTGCGACACAAATGAAGGCTGTCATGGGTCAAAACCCTAAACCAAATTGTCTGGTCATGGATGAAGTGGACGGGGCCCCACCAGCGTCGATAGATattcttttaaaatttattcatggcAAGCTTGAGGAGGATACGGATCAACTaccaaagagaaagaaaaaaaaagaaaacaaagaaccgGCAGGCTGTCGAAGGCCGATTATATGTATCTGCAATGATGCTTATGCTCCGTCGTtgaggtaaaatattattttagaatttatttacaattttaatcTGATTTGGGATGAAAATTCAGCCAATTACTGAATCGATAGTGAATGTCTTCGTCATCACGCTTACAAAGTTGTAATTTGTTGTTTGAAGGGCGCTGAGGCAAATCGCCCTGGTAATTCCAGTATCCGGTGTCAGTGCTGGACGATTGGCTGGTCGTTTGATGGAAATATTGCACAGGCAGGGACTAAATGCTGATGCTAGTGCCCTTGTCAGCTTAGCAGAGCAGTCGGGGTGCGATGTAAGGGCTTGTCTAGGAGCGTTGCAATACATGGGTGGAATTAAGGCTGGCCAGAAATTATCTATTGCCCCAAAAGATGTGAGACGAGGAATTTTCGATTGTTGGAGAGAGATATTACAGGTGCCCCGAGACAAAATTGGGCCAATGAATGTTAAGGAGAGGATTCAAAGAGTTCTACAAGTGGCATATAGCggtaagattattattattattgtcgttTTTTCCAGTTCCAAAAAGTTTAAGAGATTGTTTGAAGCTTGGAAAGCTAAGAATATCATTGAAACTTTCAATATGAACGAGAAATGTAATTTCTTATTAGGGGAGACGGACCTCCTTGTACGAGGTGTGTTTCATAATTATCCTGAGGTACTTTTTCGAGACGAAGGAATGGAGACTGTCGCCACAGCTTTGGACTGGTTCCAGTTGTACGATGTGCTAAACGACACTGTGATGTCTCGGCAGACTTGGAGCCTAATGCCTTATTCAAACTACGCATTTGTTGTTTGGCACTTTGCTTTTGCTGGAATTCAGAATCCAAAGCTCACCTACCCTACTGTTGAAAATGAGGTAAGTAAGATTTAACTTGGACGACATTCTCCTGTTCACtggtttattcaaattttgaagattCACCAGTACAGTTCAGTAAAACTTTTGACACAGCCGGAATTTTTGAGAAGTTAGTATAAAGACATAAAGTGCATTTCGTACCTTtccatgattttatttttgtgcaAACTCGCATTAACTTTCTCGAGATAGCGGAATAAGGTCgctcattttgaaaaatatttcacatcaCACGTGCTTTCATAAGGCACTTGTAAAGTGAAAATTGTTAtggaatttttaatatattactattattcaaagttttttttcctggAAACTGAACGAATTGGTACACTTTAAAGTTAGGTGACCTTTCGATTTTACGGAACATATTCTCTACGGAAATATTCACCATAACTGCTTGTATTAATAACTTGGTCCTAATGTACATCtgcatgtataatttttatacggtACTTTCTTAGaagatatacaatatacaattATGATAAATTGGATGGCCTTTCACATGGAACCAacagtatattataatacccCCTTGGAAGCGGTTCACGATGATTGGCGGGACTGTTTTAACAATTAgcgtaaattattttacccAGTAAAGAACCCGTCTGTTTGAAGTTTAAATTTCTGCATAATTACACCTAAATTTCGTAATCATTATTCCTGCTCTTTCTTGCACCGTGACACACCTTcgatatgaataaataaatgcaagGTAAAAGATTAAATTTACAGTGTAACGTTCATTAGTTAATTGCTGCATCGAGTTTGTCTGGTGACCGGCATCAAAAGACGCCACTTTCCGCAGCGCCGTGCCGTCTTCTTTTCGAAACAAGTAATAATGGATATTCATTCGAAATTGAGATTTAACGCGGTACCACCGAACCGGCTTACTCGATTCCGTCCAATTTGCAATAATTCTGATTATACGGCTGGCGCACGATGGTGCCAGTTGGCAGCTGGCAGCCATCTCGATCCTTCACGGCGATGATGGTGATCGTACGCAACACCTACCTACATTATTACAAAGGTACCTTCGAATTTGACATCAAGGGACGTTGTTTATACGCGGGTAAATCAGCCGGAGTAAATCCGGACTAACCCTTCCAGTCTCGGGGTGTTttgtatttgtaaataatcATAACTCtgagagagagatggagagtGAGCGAGAGACGAGGGcggagagatagagagacaTTTGTAACGTCAGGCACTCCGCGTATTTATCGCTGTTGTTGGACGTTTGTTGCGGCAATAACGGTAATGGCTATTTCCCTCTCCTCACTCACCCCCGCGTCCCTTTCGCCATTCCGCGCGGCCACCCCGTTCGTCTCTTCAACCCCCAGCTCTGTAGTTACCCCTTGCAAGCGATTTATCCTCCCGTAATTAGCGCGCGTAATAATTAATACGGCCGCGCATTGTGCTAATTATCAAGGTAGAACCTtttaagaaatgaaagaacatTCGAAATAAAACAAAGGCGAAGTTGAGTTGAGTTGAGTTGAGTTGAGCTGAGCTGAGTCGTGTTGTGTTTTAGCTTGTAAAGGGAGCTGCTAGGTAGGTAGTGGTGTCAGCTCGGGGTGTGTTTGTACCCCTTGCCTCTGCGCGTTACGTTTATACACGTACTGCAGTGAGTATGCTGCACGACAGTCAGCGAAGCCAAGCAGCTATCCATCAGGGTGCTTTTGTCGCCCTAATGAGAGCTTGAATTATTCAGCTTAGCCCTCCGCCCACCCCCTTCCCTGTGATATACGCCTTTCCTCAAGCCCCTTTCCCCTTCAACCTTCTCAGTACCCACACTGTCCTTATGAGCTTTATGCTTACTCCCACATCCGAGCCTTAGGAGAGATTCACACGCGCTTGCGATTTTCCAGACGCTTGGTAATTAATCCACCAATCATCGGCTGTTTAGAAATACGCGATTTTGGAACTCTTATGtccaattaatttcaaagaatGCATTTGAAATCCTTACTTGAATCGGTAGAttaatgttttgaaaaattttgtttccctTATTTACCAACGTTAATAGTTTCAGTTAAGATTCAAGATCCGTTTTATCAGacgtaatattattttcatcgtttttaatACTTTGGTATTGGCTATGTGTCAAAACCGATTTCTGCACAaactatttataataataataaataatcggCGCTTAATGTGTCACGGATGCGCCGGCAGCAGCATATGTAATACACGAAGGTGAATCACTGCGCGACTCAAATACTTAATTTTGATTCTTAGCATCAATGACGAATGTTACGTCGCTATTTGAAGTCAGTGCTGTATAAGAAAAATGTTCCACATGTGTAGGTTGATAGATGAAAATATCTCTTGCCCCTTgttaagatagaaaaaaaacagtttctaTGATCAGACTAAACCACCTAGTTTATGCATATGAGCAATTCAGCAGGTAATTCTTTCTTTCACACTGTAGAGCACTCTAACTCTTATTCTAAATATTCTGCACTTCCGAGTAACTTTTCATGCGTAGGTACAGTAAGCCCGTAAAATTTACGAACTAGCGAAGTGAGGTGTTAGGAATACTGGATAAAGTGAAAAGATGCACTTTTGCGCAACAATTGGCACGACGTCGATTCTATGGATGTAAAGGTCATGCGAAAGCGACGGGTCAACGGCGGTCGTTCGATGCACATTGCACTTCGTGTACGTCAAGGACGATTGAAGTTCACCCACGGTGTCGTGCATGGatttacttataatttttccattgtCGAACACGTGTGAAACTCCTTTTACTGTATATCTATAACACATGCCTCCTTCAGTCAGTCACTTTCGCGAATATTACGTCCGGCTTCTCCAAGACTAAGCAAAGCTCATTTTCCCCGAGATAATTGCTCTGTGATACGGAGATATTTACATGCCTTTTTTATCTCTCAACGCGGACGAGAGTGCAAGGTAAAAAATTGTCGGCGGATGAAAAAACCTCTCCTTTACATCTGTACGAGGTATTCAGGCTGGAGGTACAAAGGTGGGTAGAGATATACCcgcttttctctctttttgtcATGCCAACTCGTCGTAGCGATCGCATCAGTTGGGCATAACGTCGAAAGAAATTGCTGCTCGCTCCGCGGATATTGCCGTTTGCATAAATTGATCTTCGTATTCTTTTTAAACGAGACAGTGCGCGAATTTGGTGCGCACGTGTCGACAACATTGTAAATTACATTTATGCGCTTCGACGAAGTTCAATAGAGCGTTTTAAAACgttcaattgaaattcgacggtttatacgtaggtataatttaACCGCGACAATCTGCTTGTGACTCAGAATGAGCGTTCAGAAAAATGTCACCGTCTTATCCTACAAGTGAGAAAAAATCCTTGTTTACAGGTGAATCAAAAGTTAGCTCGGACCAACGCCATTTTAAGGGTGACCCGGCAGGTTTCTGGCATTGACAAAATGGCCTTGGTCTTCGATTTGGCCCCGCTCCTCACGGATCTACTCACGCCTCCCTTGAGGTCCGTTTCTTACCACCTATTCTCCCACGTGGAAAAGGCCGACCTTGCCAGACTCGTGAACGTTCTTTTGGACCTGGGGCTTAATCTGGTCCAGGACAAGACCCCGGAGGGTGGTTACGTCTACAATCTTGAACCGTGAGTGTGTTATTGAATTCCGCTTGATCTCCCCTGCATCAAAAGACCGGGATTCTCGATTCGTTGCTCTTTACAGTTGAACCATTTTCAAACAAAGAAACCCCCATTCTCAATTCCAGAGATCTATATAGTAATCGACTCTGGTTTTATACGCGGTAGAaaattgtaggtatataattgcttgtttatttactttccgtatttttcatttttcatttttcatttttcaggaACTTGGAAGAGGTTGGAACTTTTCCGAATTGTAGAACGCGGCGCAGTCTTACGTATGCCGTAAAACAGATCGTCGTTCGAGAAATCGAGGTGGCGCGTCTCAAGAAGTACGAGGTTGGCGCCACCGCGATATCGGACAGAAATATCAAAGCCGGGGCGTCTATGAAACCACCAGAAATGCCCAAGAATTCGGATACCCCGAGCACACCGACGGTACCAAATCATTTGGTAAGATTGCAGCCGGTCACAGCGCAGATGACGCCGGAACCACAAGTGAGTTTATTCATTCTTATTCATTCCTATTCATTCTTATTCATTCTTATTCTCTACCGTTTACAATTCGTTGCAAATTATTGTCTCTTTGGTGGTTGGCAAATTATTTCACGTAAGATGATTGTTAACATACACATGGAATAGCCGGCGACTGTGTATGCCGTCGCCTGAACTGTCCAATAAGCGGAATGTGTTAGCGCTGAAATTTCGCCGTTCGCAATTTTGGCAAATTAATATCAGCATTAATGAATCTGAGTTATTAGTTACGTCTGACGCACGTGTCTTGTAAATTATGTCGGCGATCGTAAATTCTGTGACGGTTGACGGAGGgttttaatcaaaattaattatcgctttcaatacaattattatattgagATGAGCTGCAATACTCCTGAAATTGTCTTTGGCCTTGATTAACGGAGGGATTGGGTTGGGTTTCTGGTACGTTACTCCATGTCATTATACTTCGGGAATCCGAGAGCAATTTTCTCTGTGCAAATTTAACCAGAGTGATCGCATGAAGCACCGCCGATGTCTGAACATacattatataggtataacaacTATTGTATAAACTAATTCGCGataagatatatttatatatgtatataccatataccatatacatattaaaatttctacgatccttcatcaaatatttttcgctCTCTTCTCGGATGAAACAATAGGGAAATTCTAATGAAGAGCTAAATCATTAACCACTGATTCgattttcatcaataattaAAGTGCATAGGATAAAAACAAggttaaattttgtaaataaaattacttgTTGGTTGGTAATTTGGTATATACTTAAAGCAATTTACGGTCCAGAGATAAGTTGCTAATTCAGTTATGTTAAGCTTGAGGTCTTAACTATAGGGGCGTCGATTTCTCGATTGAATTTCTATTCTATTTCCAACATTTATACGGGATACAATTTCGAGCACAAACAGTTAGGAATCGTTAGATCTTTATCGCtcattatagaaaaaaacatagcaaaatttttttacactacaCAAGCCGCTCGGAGTCTCTAATTTActctaaaatttgaataaccaTCGATTTAATCCGTAAAATGTGATCCAGAATTGTAATTCATTCTTCatctttttgccaaaaaaaaccGTGTAACGTTACTGTAATTATGTCCAAATAATTCCGTGACAGTTTCCATCTCATCGCCGTCGTATCTTCCAGAATGTACAAGCgacattgtacatacatttagGTATAACATATCCATGAAAGCGAAACGTGCCGCCGGTCTGCTGAGGCCTCGGGTCAAATACGCGGCCCCAGAAGAAGCGATTCGTCGTACCTAATCGTCGTCGACTAGCAATAACGGCGTGTAATTGCCTGCTATGACAATATAATAGATTAGCTGGTATGAGATCCATA from Diprion similis isolate iyDipSimi1 chromosome 2, iyDipSimi1.1, whole genome shotgun sequence includes the following:
- the LOC124416113 gene encoding chromosome transmission fidelity protein 18 homolog, with the translated sequence MADEFPDPDEEFDLIHEDEYEILREIEGKSCKKQLNFSQTSEVSNAKPTSQRVEAAPIPTHRSQSASLPTQDGPDKPSTTSNKRTIEDLFGDLKDLIGDEDFQDATCYEPKVKKLCWDQEDEIKKQIVAGRKREANKWKPMHVNSDLPRDSKKDSISLRVPQWNFVAVTRCSDSQRLYIRVKSDSKCAVVKSRPASGLLSVSFSKLKAEAEEIMVNAAKKMSEATGSSELIPAAFGHELWVDKYRPHKYMELLSEENVNRTFLRWLKLWDKIVFHRDPIRRRVMKTAPKFGDKKKSNTDVEGLDEKGFPVPRIVLLSGPPGLGKTTLAHLAAKHAGYNVIDVNASSDRGAKEFKTALYSATQMKAVMGQNPKPNCLVMDEVDGAPPASIDILLKFIHGKLEEDTDQLPKRKKKKENKEPAGCRRPIICICNDAYAPSLRALRQIALVIPVSGVSAGRLAGRLMEILHRQGLNADASALVSLAEQSGCDVRACLGALQYMGGIKAGQKLSIAPKDVRRGIFDCWREILQVPRDKIGPMNVKERIQRVLQVAYSGETDLLVRGVFHNYPEVLFRDEGMETVATALDWFQLYDVLNDTVMSRQTWSLMPYSNYAFVVWHFAFAGIQNPKLTYPTVENEVNQKLARTNAILRVTRQVSGIDKMALVFDLAPLLTDLLTPPLRSVSYHLFSHVEKADLARLVNVLLDLGLNLVQDKTPEGGYVYNLEPNLEEVGTFPNCRTRRSLTYAVKQIVVREIEVARLKKYEVGATAISDRNIKAGASMKPPEMPKNSDTPSTPTVPNHLVRLQPVTAQMTPEPQQYRDFFGRLVAKKSPQNQESTSGKNNSVSPGTRQALSRSDVWFKYKEGYSNAVRRKVRIRDLQ